A genomic segment from Stappia indica encodes:
- a CDS encoding MarR family winged helix-turn-helix transcriptional regulator: protein MGIDLRPSQALRLWHDVTMSLVTDGDKDLTSRQMAILMTVYLEPPPHTVRGLAARLDVTKPVITRALDTLGAMKLLSRRRDEADRRNVVVTRTVAGALYLEHIADTIVARAAELSR from the coding sequence ATGGGTATCGACTTGCGACCGTCGCAGGCGCTGCGGCTCTGGCACGATGTGACGATGTCGCTGGTCACCGACGGCGACAAGGACCTCACCTCGCGCCAGATGGCGATCCTGATGACGGTCTACCTGGAGCCGCCCCCGCACACGGTGCGCGGGCTAGCGGCGCGTCTCGACGTCACCAAGCCGGTGATCACCCGCGCGCTCGACACCCTGGGCGCGATGAAGCTGCTGTCGCGCCGCCGCGACGAGGCCGACCGGCGCAACGTGGTGGTGACCCGCACGGTTGCCGGAGCGCTCTATCTGGAGCACATTGCCGATACGATCGTTGCCCGCGCCGCCGAGCTGTCCCGCTGA
- a CDS encoding C40 family peptidase: MTSEPAAPSLDRRIHPVRADLAASRYRGRVAAERFVDPLATRITAASAPLRPAPDADRSIDTEALYGETFDLYEIRDDGWAWGQLASDGYVGYLPAGALGEAGLPATHRVCVPRSYRYPEAELKRPPLSLLSLGARVRVVGAAVTRGLDYALLDDGSAMVARHLRPLGETVADWVAVAEGLLGTPYLWGGRTSLGLDCSALVQLAAAEGGHVLPRDSDMQEAGAGEALDISGGLPELARGDLLFWKGHVGILRDPATLLHANGHTMSVACEPLEAALARISATEWGALTACRRL; this comes from the coding sequence ATGACCAGCGAACCCGCCGCCCCCTCCCTCGACCGCCGCATCCACCCCGTCCGCGCCGACCTGGCTGCAAGCCGCTATCGCGGCAGGGTCGCGGCGGAGCGTTTCGTGGACCCGCTGGCAACGCGCATCACGGCCGCCTCGGCGCCGCTGCGCCCCGCGCCGGATGCGGACCGCTCCATCGATACGGAGGCGCTGTACGGCGAGACCTTCGATCTCTACGAGATCCGCGACGACGGCTGGGCCTGGGGCCAGCTGGCGAGCGACGGCTATGTCGGCTACCTGCCGGCCGGAGCCCTCGGCGAGGCCGGGCTGCCGGCCACCCACCGGGTCTGCGTGCCGCGCAGCTACCGCTATCCGGAGGCCGAGCTGAAGCGGCCGCCGCTCTCGCTCCTGTCGCTCGGCGCGCGCGTGCGCGTCGTCGGCGCAGCAGTGACGCGGGGCCTCGACTACGCGCTGCTGGACGACGGCAGCGCCATGGTCGCCCGCCACCTGAGGCCGCTGGGCGAGACCGTCGCCGACTGGGTGGCGGTGGCCGAAGGCCTGCTCGGCACGCCCTACCTGTGGGGCGGTCGGACGTCGCTGGGGCTCGATTGCTCGGCGTTGGTGCAACTGGCGGCGGCGGAAGGCGGCCATGTGCTGCCGCGCGACAGCGACATGCAGGAGGCCGGGGCCGGCGAAGCGCTCGACATCTCCGGCGGCCTGCCGGAACTGGCGCGGGGCGACCTGCTGTTCTGGAAGGGCCATGTCGGAATCTTGCGCGATCCGGCCACCTTGCTGCATGCCAACGGCCACACGATGAGCGTTGCCTGCGAGCCGCTGGAAGCGGCG